A DNA window from Ranitomeya imitator isolate aRanImi1 chromosome 2, aRanImi1.pri, whole genome shotgun sequence contains the following coding sequences:
- the LOC138663702 gene encoding gastrula zinc finger protein XlCGF66.1-like, translating to MDRDKMAERILHLTLEILFRITGEDYTVVKKTSSERCQDPVSEGWGRPLSTIMGPPPHSLIHEDINDQKILELTYKMIELLTGEVPIRCQDVAVYFSMEEWEYLEGHRDLDKDIMMEVPQPLKSSGNRQD from the exons atggacagagacaagatggcggagaggatattacacctcaccctagagatcctcttccggattactggagag gattacacagtagtgaagaagacttctagtgagcgctgtcaggaccctgtgtctgagggatggggaagacccctgagcacaatcatggggcctccacctcactccctgatacatgaggatatcaatgaccagaagatcctagaactcacctacaagatgattgagctgctgactggagag gttcctataaggtgtcaagatgtcgctgtctatttctccatggaggagtgggagtatttagaaggacacagagatctggacaaggacatcatgatggaggttccccagcccctcaaatcatcaggtaatagacaggactaa